The Drosophila bipectinata strain 14024-0381.07 chromosome 3L, DbipHiC1v2, whole genome shotgun sequence region TGTCGTTCTGATAGATCCAAGGCTTCGAGGCGTAAATGCCCTCGCCATTAATTTTCAGCCAGCGTCCCATATCCCGAAGACGTTCCTCAAAAATGGGTAATATAGTGCCATACTTGGTGGGTCCTACGTTGATGAGGACATTGCCATTGCAGCTCACAGTGGTGACAATTTCTGGAAAGAATTACTTAGCAAGATTTGAAACATCTATAATGTACTTCCCACCTTTGATTACTTCCTTGGAGGTCATAAAGTCCTTCAAACTCACATCGAAACGTTGCCCCCAACTGGTCTTGTCCAAGGTGAAGGCATTCTCCCACTTGTGGGCCTGCAGGACCCCTGGATTGAACCGATCCTGGCAATTATAGAAGTCACCATGCAAACAGGCTGTGCCAAAGCCCCAGCGATCATTTGTGACCACCGTGTCCCTGACAGGACTGTCGTTGTAGAGCCAGGCGATGAACTCCTCGGAACGCCAGTATTTGGCTGGAGCCTCCCAGTCCCCATCGGACCAGATCACCTCCGGCAGGTACTGTTCCACCAACTCCATTTGCTCGGGACGCACTTTCCGGGTCACGTAGTTCTGTTGCATCAACAGGTGCAGCTTGTCGTCGGTCCACAGTCGGTTGAACCACTCGAAGAGGGAGTAGTACAGTCCGAATTTGAGATCCGACTCGCTGCGAATAGCGGCAGCTAGTTCCTCTATGAAGTACATATATTATAGGTCTATAATCTTTATCAAGAACTTGATTGCTTACTGATAATGTCTCTCTTTGGACCCACATCCACTGAATTCCAGCCAAAGCTGCTCTTCGAGGGCCACAGGGTGAAGCCATCATGATGCTTACTGGTGAGCACTACATATCTGTATTGAATTATAATGTATTATTTATAAAGATTAAT contains the following coding sequences:
- the Fuca gene encoding putative alpha-L-fucosidase, yielding MAIAAWTPLVAALIVWQAGPAVEVAAQVPGPRTRYEPNWASLDQRPLPRWYDEAKVGIFLHYGVYSVPSFGSEWFWTNWINLHNPDYIRFMQRNYRPGFTYQEFAEQFTAELFNATEWALLFKDSGARYVVLTSKHHDGFTLWPSKSSFGWNSVDVGPKRDIIKELAAAIRSESDLKFGLYYSLFEWFNRLWTDDKLHLLMQQNYVTRKVRPEQMELVEQYLPEVIWSDGDWEAPAKYWRSEEFIAWLYNDSPVRDTVVTNDRWGFGTACLHGDFYNCQDRFNPGVLQAHKWENAFTLDKTSWGQRFDVSLKDFMTSKEVIKEIVTTVSCNGNVLINVGPTKYGTILPIFEERLRDMGRWLKINGEGIYASKPWIYQNDTVTPNVWYTRHPQASNGSITVYAFVLEYPYDTNELDIYPLGKDINIYNNVLLTGIDMGLTAEILNEESTEVVMLGMEDTKIQWTSTHNKLHIIFPPKNRIDKRGLDFAWTFKITIK